Proteins encoded in a region of the Planococcus citri chromosome 1, ihPlaCitr1.1, whole genome shotgun sequence genome:
- the Chd64 gene encoding myophilin isoform X2: MACNRAAKSGFAAEAQRKINSKYSEELAQECLEWIREITEEPIPVSGDMDNFYAVLKDGTLLCRLVNCLKPGSVSKINQTTMAFKCMENISSFLNVAANMGVPAQETFQTVDLWERQNLNSVVTCLQSLGRKAHKFGKPGIGPKEADKNVREFSDEQLKAGQTIISLQYGSNKGANQSGINFGNTRHM, from the exons ATTAATAGCAAATACAGCGAAGAATTAGCTCAAGAATGTTTAGAATGGATTCGAGAGATTACCGAAGAACCTATTCCAGTTTCCGGTgatatggataatttttacgcTGTTCTTAAAGATGGAACTTTATTATGCAG ACTGGTCAATTGCTTGAAACCGGGTTCAGTATCAAAGATCAATCAAACAACGATGGCTTTCAAATGTATGGAGAATATTAGTTCTTTCTTAAATGTGGCAGCTAACATGGGCGTTCCGGCGCAAGAAACATTCCAAACTGTAGATTTATGGGAAagacaaaatttaaattctgtCGTTACATGCCTACAGTCATTAGGAAGAAAG GCGCATAAATTCGGTAAACCGGGTATTGGACCAAAAGAAGCCGATAAAAACGTACGAGAATTCTCGGATGAACAATTAAAAGCTGGACAAACGATTATTAGTCTGCAGTACGGAAGTAACAAAGGAGCGAACCAAAGCGGcatcaattttggaaacaccAGACATATGTAA